Proteins found in one Melospiza georgiana isolate bMelGeo1 chromosome 1, bMelGeo1.pri, whole genome shotgun sequence genomic segment:
- the LOC131084275 gene encoding LOW QUALITY PROTEIN: ATPase family AAA domain-containing protein 2-like (The sequence of the model RefSeq protein was modified relative to this genomic sequence to represent the inferred CDS: deleted 1 base in 1 codon), protein MWSGGSQSCDVPRFLEEQKAKHGCFLACVIRRASLSAFSCGLWREEAVGGRGGRGDIPEPGKTEKWELGLGNEALDSPRRCETDSPVHSSSVSERDSCKGSKRQRYGVLSSDSFSSSDDDDDFEIQKKKRNLRRLMNRSLLVSFQKCASTGVDKDTMKTGGSLADMEQMQIDGSVQFDGVGGLSDHISSLKEMVIFPLLYPEIFERLKIEPPRGCLFYGPPGTGKTLLARALANECSQGDMRVTFFMRKGAECLSKWIGESERQLRTLFEEAYQMRPSIIFFDEIDALAPVRSSKQDQIHSSIVGTLLALMDGLASRGEVVVIGATNRLDSIDPALRRPGRFEREFRFSLPNKEARKEIFKIHTRDWKPKPSDHLLEELAEECVGYCGADIKALCAETGLCALRHRYPQLYESRQRLQINMDSIKIKANDFSMAMQKTVPASRRAVPSPGQALSAISKPLLEDTLERILQTLQRVFPHAELALKKDQQQGSLNPVLGNYVIDSDEESPTISEEKQTHKTCDHKKAEFLTFSRNPRDQPTSYRPRFLLIEEPGSGQASDLAAAVIHSLEKFPIYSLDTPTLFASTLPDETCVQLMREAQRSAPSIIYVPQIPSWWDTIGTTLRSVFTTLLQNIPRFTPVLFLATSNVQLRDLPEEIKALFNNEYEEVFRIPRPTCAERRRFFEDLVMKQAAQPPALKTNTTCQPLEVLPVAPPPKPRKLTEEEIRQLEEQEEDTLRELRIYLRDVAQRLVIDKRFKVFTKPIVSEEAPNYKDTIKQPMDLLTVLSKIDMHQYLTARDFLKDIDLICNNYLDYKPNKGPADHFLRHKACTLSDTAYSIVRNEMDEGFEQRCQKIKDSRKERGMFFDAQDFRLVSRFVTIHTRPNSLLCGYKKANPKCNEKWKMPTAPVDTSASCSNDKSKRKCKMKEDSSSVSVKRENVQFVSSQDSPMKEHENVLQGQQKNVTENESARVTLVAKSPAGEKSVVLPECSDLREESEMPDCQIARTVEDAGSSDSQVHHTTCVGHSQGDEQLQVCEEAKKIHTQGVSVDYSELRRVLDLVIVATENVSISRMERLYALLSQCIYRHREDDDKTELVKAMVKEIAMLSYL, encoded by the exons CACCTAGAAGATGTGAGACAGATTCTCCAGTCCATTCTTCATCTGTCTCAGAGAGAGATTCATGCAAAGGGAGCAAAAG ACAGAGATATGGAGTCCTCAGCAGTgattccttttcctcttccgatgatgatgatgattttgaaatacagaagaaaaagagaaatttaaggAGGTTAATGAA CAGATCTCTTCTGGTCAGCTTTCAGAAGTGTGCCTCAACAGGAGTTGACAAGGATACCATGAAAACTGGAGGAAGTCTGGCTGACATGGAACAAATGCAAATAGATGGTTCA GTACAGTTTGATGGCGTGGGTGGTCTTTCTGACCACATTTCATCTTTAAAAGAGATGGTCATTTTCCCATTGCTTTATCCCGAAATCTTTGAGAGATTGAAAATTGAACCTCCAAG agGCTGTCTATTCTATGGTCCACCGGGGACAGGAAAGACACTGCTTGCTCGTGCACTTGCTAATGAGTGCAGTCAAGGTGACATGAGAGTGACCTTTTTTATGAGAAAAGGTGCTGAGTGCCTGAGTAAATGGATAGGAGAATCTGAACGACAGCTTCGTACATTATTTGAGGAG GCCTACCAGATGCGACcttcaattattttctttgacGAGATTGATGCTTTGGCTCCTGTACGGTCCAGTAAACAAGACCAAATTCATAG CTCTATTGTGGGGACACTTCTGGCACTTATGGATGGCTTAGCCAGCAGAGGAGAGGTTGTGGTGATAGGAGCCACCAACAGACTGGATTCTATAGATCCTGCTTTGCGAAGACCTGGGCGCTTTGAACGAGAATTCCGCTTCAGTTTGCCAAACAAAGAG GccagaaaagaaattttcaaaattcacACACGAGACTGGAAGCCGAAGCCTTCCGACCACTTACTTGAAGAGCTGGCTGAAGAATGTGTTG GATACTGTGGTGCTGATATTAAAGCCTTATGTGCCGAAACTGGTCTCTGTGCTTTGCGGCATCGCTATCCTCAGCTATACGAAAGCAGACAGAGACTGCAGATAAACATGgattcaattaaaataaaagcaaatgatTTTTCCATGGCCATGCAGAAGACTGTTCCAGCTTCACGGAGGGCTGTGCCTTCCCCTGGGCAAGCACTATCAGCTATTTCAAAGCCACTGTTAGAAGACACCCTGGAAAGGATTTTACAAACCTTGCAGAGAGTATTTCCCCATGCTGAGCTTGCACTAAAGAAGGACCAACAGCAAGG CTCTTTAAATCCTGTTTTAGGAAATTATGTGATTGATAGTGATGAGGAATCACCAACAATTTCTGAAGAGAAGCAGACCCATAAAACATGTGATCACAAGAAGGCAGAATTCCTCACTTTCAGCAG AAATCCTCGTGACCAACCAACATCTTACAGGCCACGCTTCTTGCTAATTGAAGAGCCAGGATCTGGGCAAGCTTCTgatttggcagctgcagtaataCATTCCCTGGAGAAGTTTCCAATTTATTCACTAGATACACCAACTTTGTTTGCTAGCACATTACCAGATGAGACATGTGTACAG TTGATGCGAGAAGCTCAGAGATCAGCACCGAGTATCATATATGTCCCACAAATCCCTTCATGGTGGGACACTATTGGAACTACACTGAGATCTGTTTTTACAACACTACTGCAGAACATCCCAAGGTTTACTCCAGTTTTATTCCTTGCAACATCTAATGTACAACTGAGAGATCTCCCAGAAGAG ATAAAAGCATTGTTTAATAATGAATATGAAGAAGTTTTCAGAATCCCACGTCCAACCTGTGCTGAGAGAAGACGTTTTTTTGAGGACTTAGTTATGAAGCAAGCTGCTCAACCTCCTGCATTAAAAACCAACACAA CTTGCCAGCCTTTGGAAGTGCTGCCTGTAGCACCACCACCTAAGCCTCGAAAGCTGACAGAGGAAGAAATAAGACAGTTGGAAGAGCAGGAAGAGGATACACTGCGTGAACTCAGGATTTACTTAAGAGATGTGGCTCAAAGACTTGTCATTGACAAACGTTTCAAAGTGTTTACAAAGCCCATTGTCTCAGAGGAG GCACCCAATTACAAGGACACCATTAAACAGCCCATGGACCTCTTGACAGTTCTCTCCAAGATTGACATGCACCAGTACTTAACAGCAAGAGATTTTCTGAAGGACATCGATCTAATCTGTAACAATTATTTAGACTACAAACCAAATAAAGGGCCTGCAG ATCATTTCCTGAGGCACAAAGCTTGTACTTTGAGTGATACTGCATATTCCATAGTGAGGAATGAAATGGATGAAGGGTTTGAGCAACGCTGCCAAAAAATTAAAGACTCTCGTAAGGAAAGAGGTATGTTTTTTGATGCTCAGGATTTT AGACTTGTCTCACGCTTTGTAACCATTCACACAAGACCCAATTCTTTGCTCTGTGGGTATAAGAAAGCAAACCCAAAGTGTAATGAGAAATGGAAGATGCCCACAGCACCTGTGGACACTAGTGCCTCCTGCTCTAATG ATAAgtcaaaaagaaaatgcaaaatgaagGAAGACTCTTCAAGTGTCTCAGTAAAGAGGGAGAATGTTCAGTTTGTATCCTCCCAGGACAGTCCTATGAAAGAACATGAAAATGTACTTCAAGGACAACAGAAAAATGTGACAGAAAATGAAAGTGCGAGAGTGACCCTTGTGGCTAAATCCCCTGCTGGAGAAAAGAGTGTTGTGCTTCCTGAATGTTCAGACCTAAGAGAGGAGAGTGAAATGCCAGATTGCCAAATAGCCAGAACTGTTGAAGATGCAGGCTCAAGTG ATTCACAAGTACATCATACAACTTGTGTGGGACATTCTCAAGGGGATGAGCAACTGCAAGTATGtgaagaagcaaagaaaattcacACACAGGGAGTGTCTGTGGATTACTCCGAACTTAGA CGAGTGCTGGATTTGGTCATTGTGGCAACTGAGAATGTCAGTATATCTCGCATGGAAAGACTCTATGCTCTTCTTAGCCAGTGCATTTACCGACATCGGGAAGACGATGACAAAACTGAGTTAGTGAAG gCAATGGTGAAAGAAATTGCAATGTTAAGTTATCTGTGA